The Devosia sp. SD17-2 genome includes a region encoding these proteins:
- a CDS encoding GNAT family N-acetyltransferase, with product MRVRPAGPDDIATLLALDPIAARSVDRARSIAQWVGAGWCSAAEIDGALAGYAVVHPHFFGRNFLEMLMVAPAFRRRGIGRALLVHALDAQPGAILWTSTNLSNAPMRNLLAQFGFTRMGVIEGLDEGDPELIFRSGV from the coding sequence ATGCGCGTCCGCCCTGCCGGACCAGACGATATTGCCACGCTCCTCGCGCTCGACCCGATCGCAGCCCGGAGCGTGGATCGCGCCCGATCCATTGCCCAATGGGTCGGGGCAGGGTGGTGCTCCGCTGCGGAGATCGATGGCGCGCTGGCCGGCTATGCGGTGGTTCATCCGCATTTCTTCGGCCGGAATTTTCTCGAAATGCTGATGGTTGCTCCGGCCTTCCGCCGTCGTGGCATTGGCCGCGCTCTGCTGGTCCACGCGCTTGACGCCCAGCCGGGGGCAATTCTCTGGACCTCCACCAATCTGTCCAATGCGCCGATGCGAAATCTTCTCGCCCAATTCGGCTTCACCCGGATGGGCGTTATTGAAGGGCTTGATGAGGGCGACCCCGAGCTTATCTTTCGCAGCGGGGTGTGA
- a CDS encoding UPF0262 family protein: MGTETDVTDQDRLVTVTLDPNTITSINPDEVHEWRIAIYDLLEDNSFKPARVAAKGPYALHVSIIGNFIVLDVRDPETFNPIAAHYLSLTPFRRLIRDYFRIRDAYYEAIRSAQPFQIETVDMARRGLHNEAAELLRTRLTNKIIIDLATARRLFTLICAVQPYASRIDEATSALPSVLFVCSMNSVRSPIAAALARQAFPGRIIARSVGVNGGKADQFVHEVMEEIGIDMSVHTPHILDELVANRFDLVITLSEDAPEAVLRKGLEAGAVEKWSVSDPSLIEGSRDVILSAYRDLRDTLRRRVRDRLEPLVSGGSQSA, translated from the coding sequence ATGGGGACAGAAACGGACGTGACCGACCAGGACAGGCTGGTCACAGTCACGCTCGACCCCAACACCATCACCTCGATCAATCCCGACGAGGTGCACGAGTGGCGCATCGCCATCTATGATCTGCTGGAGGATAATTCCTTCAAGCCGGCCCGCGTCGCGGCCAAGGGCCCCTATGCGCTGCACGTCTCGATCATCGGCAATTTCATCGTGCTCGACGTGCGCGACCCCGAAACCTTCAATCCTATCGCCGCCCATTATCTGTCGCTGACCCCGTTCCGGCGGCTCATTCGCGACTATTTCCGCATTCGCGACGCCTATTACGAGGCAATCCGCTCGGCCCAGCCGTTTCAGATCGAAACCGTCGATATGGCGCGGCGGGGTCTCCACAACGAGGCGGCTGAACTCCTGCGCACCCGCCTCACCAACAAGATCATCATCGATCTCGCCACGGCGCGGCGTTTGTTCACCCTCATCTGCGCGGTCCAGCCCTATGCCAGCCGAATCGATGAGGCGACGAGCGCGCTCCCCAGCGTGCTATTCGTCTGTTCGATGAACTCAGTGCGCTCGCCCATTGCCGCCGCTCTCGCCCGCCAGGCCTTCCCCGGGCGCATCATTGCCCGCTCGGTGGGGGTCAATGGCGGCAAGGCCGATCAGTTCGTCCATGAGGTCATGGAAGAAATCGGCATTGATATGAGCGTGCATACACCCCATATTCTCGACGAACTCGTCGCAAACCGGTTCGATCTGGTTATTACCCTGTCCGAAGACGCGCCTGAGGCCGTGCTTCGCAAGGGGCTGGAGGCCGGTGCCGTCGAGAAATGGAGCGTTTCCGATCCGTCTCTGATAGAGGGAAGTCGGGACGTAATCCTCAGTGCGTATCGTGATCTGCGCGACACCTTGCGGCGTCGCGTACGCGATCGTTTGGAACCTTTGGTTTCCGGTGGTTCACAAAGCGCCTGA
- the hisD gene encoding histidinol dehydrogenase, translating into MPLRLDSAAPDFEARFVDLLAGKRESSQEVGDTVAAIIADVRARGDEAVVELTNKFDRANVTAETLRFTQDEIDAAAASVSPEVIAALQLAHDRIKAHHEKQKPVDHIYTDALGVTLGTRWTPVDAVGLYVPGGLASYPSSVLMNAVPAHVAGVSRIAMVVPTPNGQLASAILAAAKIAGITEIYRMGGAQAVAALAYGTDTVARVDKIVGPGNAYVATAKRQVFGQVGIDMIAGPSEVLVIADRSANPAWVAADLIAQAEHGAGAQSILVTTDPALADAVAAEVDRQLALLPKEEIAREGWEEFGAIITVASLDEAVELANRIASEHVELAVDDPQALLPKIRHAGALFLGHHTPEAIGDYVGGSNHVLPTARSARFASGLGVLDFVKRTSILGCDPASLAALADAAVTIAEVEALDGHGRSISIRLNH; encoded by the coding sequence ATGCCTCTTCGCCTCGATAGCGCCGCGCCTGATTTCGAAGCCCGCTTTGTCGACCTGCTCGCGGGCAAGCGCGAATCGTCCCAGGAGGTCGGGGACACGGTCGCCGCCATCATCGCCGATGTTCGCGCCCGCGGGGATGAGGCAGTGGTTGAGCTCACCAACAAGTTCGACCGCGCCAATGTCACGGCCGAGACGCTGCGCTTCACCCAGGACGAGATCGACGCGGCTGCGGCCAGCGTCTCCCCCGAGGTGATTGCGGCCCTCCAGCTGGCGCACGACCGCATCAAGGCCCATCACGAAAAGCAGAAGCCTGTCGATCACATCTATACCGATGCCCTTGGCGTGACCCTGGGCACGCGCTGGACGCCTGTCGATGCCGTCGGGCTCTATGTCCCTGGTGGCCTTGCCTCCTACCCCTCCTCGGTGCTGATGAACGCAGTGCCGGCCCATGTCGCGGGTGTCTCGCGCATCGCCATGGTTGTGCCGACTCCCAATGGGCAGCTGGCATCCGCCATTCTCGCCGCGGCAAAAATCGCCGGCATTACCGAAATCTACCGCATGGGCGGCGCCCAGGCCGTTGCGGCTCTCGCCTATGGCACCGACACCGTGGCCCGCGTCGACAAGATCGTCGGCCCCGGCAATGCCTATGTCGCCACCGCCAAGCGCCAGGTGTTCGGTCAGGTGGGCATCGACATGATCGCCGGCCCCTCCGAAGTGCTGGTGATTGCTGATCGCTCGGCCAATCCCGCCTGGGTGGCTGCGGACCTGATCGCTCAGGCCGAACACGGGGCAGGGGCCCAGTCCATTCTCGTGACCACCGATCCCGCGCTGGCCGATGCCGTCGCCGCCGAGGTCGATCGCCAGCTGGCGCTGCTGCCGAAAGAAGAGATCGCGCGCGAAGGCTGGGAAGAGTTCGGCGCCATCATCACGGTCGCCTCCCTCGATGAAGCCGTCGAGCTCGCCAATCGCATTGCCTCCGAACATGTCGAACTGGCGGTGGACGATCCCCAGGCGCTGCTCCCAAAGATCCGCCATGCCGGTGCGCTGTTCCTCGGCCACCACACGCCCGAAGCCATTGGCGATTATGTCGGCGGCTCCAACCATGTGCTGCCCACGGCCCGCTCGGCCCGCTTTGCCTCCGGCCTCGGCGTGCTCGATTTCGTCAAGCGCACCTCGATCCTGGGATGCGATCCCGCCTCGCTGGCCGCGCTCGCCGATGCGGCGGTCACCATCGCCGAGGTTGAGGCGCTGGACGGCCACGGTCGCTCCATTTCCATACGGCTCAACCATTGA